The Sesamum indicum cultivar Zhongzhi No. 13 linkage group LG1, S_indicum_v1.0, whole genome shotgun sequence genome includes a window with the following:
- the LOC105169070 gene encoding uncharacterized protein LOC105169070 — protein MAMPNYRTEYSEEDALFRSYPYSLYFVQSPSTASHANYDVHSPPRSDQEPTRLALSRYSSSRGSNNSFLQDQSKKKLHPSGDDHVPENAGQGGGTVKRGVDFVVSAAEEEEEEYDYGDQRNRGWNQYLSFRYSDSGWWVLVQLSWRFLLSLVIALVVFYVAAKPPPPTFSVQIAGIRQFRLGEGVDASGVATKILSCNCSIHVMIDNNSNLFALRIHPPIMEMLFARLPLAISQGREVYAGSNDLTLLRLSVGTRNKAMYGAGRNMEDMLESGEGLSLVIRVRLRSSFHVIWGIVKPKYEHEAQCLVVVGNKYDKEHRTQVYNSTCVIN, from the exons ATGGCCATGCCCAATTACAGAACCGAGTACTCAGAGGAAGATGCCCTCTTCCGTTCCTACCCCTACTCCCTATACTTCGTCCAGAGCCCATCCACCGCTTCCCATGCAAACTACGACGTCCACTCCCCGCCCCGCTCCGACCAAGAACCCACCCGCCTTGCCCTCTCCCGTTACTCCTCCTCTCGCGGCTCCAACAACTCGTTTCTGCAAGATCAGAGTAAAAAGAAACTGCACCCCTCCGGCGACGATCACGTCCCTGAAAATGCCGGACAAGGAGGCGGGACTGTGAAGAGGGGGGTTGATTTTGTGGTTTCggcggcggaggaggaggaggaggagtatGATTATGGGGATCAGAGGAACAGAGGATGGAATCAGTATTTGTCGTTCAGGTATTCGGATTCGGGTTGGTGGGTTTTGGTGCAGTTAAGCTGGAGATTCTTGCTGAGTTTGGTGATTGCTCTGGTTGTTTTCTACGTTGCTGCTAAGCCCCCACCTCCCACCTTCTCTGTTCAG ATTGCAGGAATCCGACAGTTTAGATTGGGAGAGGGAGTGGATGCCTCTGGAGTTGCAACCAAAATACTAAGCTGCAATTGTTCCATACATGTAATGATAGATAACAACTCCAACCTCTTTGCTCTTCGCATCCATCCTCCAATCATGGAAATGCTCTTTGCCCGTCTCCCTCTTGCAATCTCACAA GGTAGAGAAGTATACGCCGGGAGCAACGATTTAACGTTGTTGAGGTTAAGTGTTGGGACAAGAAACAAGGCGATGTACGGTGCAGGAAGAAACATGGAGGACATGCTGGAATCTGGAGAAGGATTGAGTCTTGTAATTAGGGTTAGGTTGAGGTCAAGTTTCCATGTGATTTGGGGGATTGTTAAACCCAAATATGAACATGAAGCCCAATGTTTGGTGGTCGTAGGTAATAAGTATGACAAGGAACATAGGACCCAAGTATACAACAGCACTTGTGTAATTAACTAA